The Populus nigra chromosome 14, ddPopNigr1.1, whole genome shotgun sequence genome has a segment encoding these proteins:
- the LOC133672711 gene encoding zinc-finger homeodomain protein 6-like, with the protein MELRGQDKGIVMPRSLNYNPPDNRDSSSKVPNSAPARRDHHHAATVLPHALGHQSLYQQQQQQEAQKPTRDLDLTPDPVQATTPIATTGAINTAQTSSRSLSRSPPPTPASSASTRYRECLKNHAASMGRHVLDGCGEFMPGGEEGTLESFKCAACECHRNFHRREIDGEPQCVANSTLYKINNGQRNILPPQHLVTSCAPRQPFPHQHHRYHHGTLSAYTSPIAPMIMSFGRGDGGGAAAESSSEDLNMYQSNLQGQASVQPSMSRKRFRTKFSQDQKDKMTEFAEKLGWRIQKQDEQEVQQFCSQVGVKRKVFKVWMHNNKQAMKKKQV; encoded by the coding sequence ATGGAACTAAGAGGCCAAGATAAGGGAATAGTGATGCCAAGGTCCTTGAACTACAATCCACCAGATAATAGAGATTCCTCCTCGAAAGTCCCTAATTCTGCTCCTGCAAGAAGAGATCATCATCATGCTGCTACAGTACTACCTCATGCCCTTGGGCACCAATCTCtttatcaacaacaacaacaacaagaagctCAGAAACCCACAAGAGATCTTGACCTAACACCAGATCCAGTTCAAGCTACAACCCCAATTGCAACTACAGGTGCAATAAACACAGCACAAACTTCAAGTAGATCACTTTCAAGATCACCACCACCAACACCAGCATCTTCGGCATCAACAAGATATAGAGAATGTTTGAAGAATCATGCGGCGAGCATGGGAAGACATGTTTTGGACGGATGTGGAGAATTCATGCCCGGCGGTGAGGAGGGTACCCTAGAATCCTTCAAATGCGCAGCTTGTGAATGTCACAGGAACTTCCACAGAAGAGAGATTGATGGAGAGCCGCAATGTGTAGCCAATAGTACCCTCTACAAAATCAACAATGGCCAAAGAAATATACTACCGCCTCAACACCTTGTTACTTCATGTGCTCCACGACAACCTTTTCCTCATCAGCATCACAGATACCATCATGGCACATTGAGTGCTTACACCAGTCCAATTGCGCCGATGATAATGAGCTTCGGCCGCGGCGATGGAGGCGGGGCTGCTGCGGAATCATCAAGTGAGGATCTCAATATGTATCAATCAAATTTGCAAGGGCAAGCATCAGTGCAGCCATCGATGTCGAGGAAGAGGTTCAGGACAAAGTTCAGCCAAGATCAGAAGGACAAGATGACGGAATTTGCTGAGAAGTTGGGATGGAGGATCCAAAAGCAAGATGAGCAAGAGGTGCAGCAGTTTTGCTCTCAAGTGGGTGTAAAGAGAAAAGTTTTCAAGGTTTGGATGCATAACAATAAACAAGCCATGAAGAAGAAGCAAGTGTAA
- the LOC133673374 gene encoding alkylbase DNA glycosidase-like protein mag2 gives MGKPVTRSHSLLLHEPSSPPLSTTTSSKISFQSRKIRKLSTNKTTTTTTAITSTSIPPLKPLSHKGEVELALDHLSKSDPLLAPLLNSHEPPALNPCTSPFLSLTKSILFQQLATNAAKSIYTRFLTLCDGESQVNPDTVLSLSAPKLREIGVSGRKASYLHDLAEKYRNGSLSDTTILEMNDDMLLNRLTEVKGIGVWSVHMFMLFSLHRPDVLPVGDLGVRKGVQSLYGLKDLPQALEMEQICEKWKPYRSVGSWYMWRLMEAKALANKAAKKA, from the coding sequence ATGGGCAAACCCGTTACCCGATCCCACTCTCTACTTCTCCACGAACCCTCTTCTCCTCCACtatccaccaccacctcctccaaaATCTCATTTCAATCTAGAAAAATCAGAAAACTTTCAACCAACAAAACAACCACCACTACCACCGCTATAACCTCCACTTCCATCCCCCCTCTCAAACCCTTATCTCACAAAGGCGAAGTAGAGCTGGCACTTGATCATTTAAGCAAATCAGATCCTCTTCTTGCACCTCTATTAAACAGCCATGAACCACCAGCACTGAATCCTTGTACCTCACCGTTTCTTTCTTTAACAAAATCCATCCTTTTTCAACAACTAGCAACAAACGCAGCCAAATCAATCTACACTCGTTTTCTCACTCTCTGTGACGGAGAATCTCAAGTAAACCCAGATACTGTACTCTCATTATCTGCCCCAAAACTCAGAGAAATCGGGGTTTCTGGTCGAAAAGCGAGTTATTTACATGACTTAGCAGAGAAATATCGAAATGGGTCTTTATCTGACACCACAATTCTTGAAATGAATGATGATATGTTATTGAATAGGTTGACTGAAGTTAAGGGAATTGGGGTTTGGTCTGTGCATATGTTTATGCTATTTTCGTTGCACAGACCGGATGTTTTGCCTGTTGGTGATCTTGGTGTGAGAAAAGGGGTGCAAAGTTTGTATGGGTTGAAGGATTTGCCACAGGCATTGGAGATGGAGCAGATTTGTGAGAAATGGAAGCCTTATAGGTCAGTTGGGTCGTGGTATATGTGGAGGTTAATGGAAGCTAAGGCTTTGGCGAATAAAGCAGCTAAGAAAGCATAA
- the LOC133672710 gene encoding late embryogenesis abundant protein D-29, which translates to MEKRVAVIIMVMVLWMEVSLCWSTSYTTEDLVGNTKESVNLAAEDARIKAEEMKHGAAETMQDAEEKAKAWTDWASQEVTDGFGFNQENAREGAQNIMDRAGDAASKTTDTMNSVTSETSRYASQKAGEAADMTYGKAGDMRDFASEKADQAKQMASNIKASDARETLAGAMEYGGGKIEGAYDEANQKWNIVKDKVSDGANNMEDTIGGALGYGKDKAANAYGDASQKMNTVTDEAYDAKERVGESVDYGKNRAADAFNEASNIASDWASDANEAVSGAMRYGRDRAADTYDEVKKYAKADSNMASNKTGDVKDTISEAMWYGHEKVTDAYDVAKEEIYRTSNIASEKASKAKEVAAGAMGFGGDGERDAFDETKNKMEEAYVSAKDTMTDQAKANYEAAKETLSKATGDLGDI; encoded by the exons atGGAGAAGAGAGTTGCGGTGATTATCATGGTGATGGTGCTATGGATGGAGGTGTCTTTGTGCTGGAGTACTAGTTATACTACTGAGGATTTGGTGGGGAATACGAAGGAAAGCGTGAATTTGGCAGCGGAAGATGCAAGGATCAAGGCTGAAGAGATGAAGCATGGCGCGGCAGAAACCATGCAAGACGCCGAGGAGAAAGCAAAGGCTTGGACTGATTGGGCGTCTCAAGAGGTCACCGA TGGATTTGgattcaatcaagaaaatgCAAGAGAGGGAgctcaaaatataatggatagAGCTGGAGATGCTGCCTCAAAGACCACAGATACTATGAATTCTGTTACATCTG AAACTTCAAGGTATGCCTCTCAAAAGGCTGGTGAGGCAGCAGACATGACCTATGGGAAGGCGGGTGACATGAGGGACTTTGCTTCAGAGAAAGCCGATCAAGCCAAGCAAATGGCGTCCAATATTAAAGCTAGTGATGCCAGGGAAACATTGGCAGGAGCAATGGAATATGGAGGGGGTAAAATTGAGGGTGCCTATGATGAAGCTAATCAGAAGTGGAACATTGTTAAAGACAAGGTTTCAGATGGAGCAAACAATATGGAGGACACGATTGGTGGAGCTTTAGGATATGGAAAAGATAAAGCAGCAAATGCCTATGGTGATGCTAGCCAGAAAATGAACACAGTCACAGATGAGGCTTATGATGCTAAAGAAAGAGTGGGGGAATCAGTGGATTACGGAAAAAATAGAGCTGCTGATGCCTTTAACGAGGCTTCAAATATTGCATCAGATTGGGCTAGTGATGCCAATGAGGCCGTTTCAGGAGCAATGAGATATGGAAGAGACCGAGCTGCGGATACTTATGATGAAGTTAAGAAGTATGCGAAAGCGGACTCAAATATGGCTTCAAACAAGACAGGTGATGTGAAGGACACAATCTCGGAAGCAATGTGGTACGGACACGAGAAAGTAACCGATGCCTATGATGTAGCTAAAGAGGAGATCTACAGAACTTCAAATATAGCCTCAGAGAAGGCTAGCAAGGCCAAGGAAGTGGCGGCAGGAGCAATGGGGTTTGGAGGAGATGGTGAGAGAGATGCTTTTGATGAAACTAAGAACAAGATGGAGGAGGCATATGTGTCAGCCAAAGACACAATGACTGATCAGGCCAAGGCCAACTATGAAGCTGCCAAGGAGACGCTGTCAAAGGCAACTGGTGATCTTGGAGATATATAA